The Coffea arabica cultivar ET-39 chromosome 3c, Coffea Arabica ET-39 HiFi, whole genome shotgun sequence genome contains a region encoding:
- the LOC113735118 gene encoding putative late blight resistance protein homolog R1A-4: MMACAARAGSSSLDRLQSALKGIKYPSEILSKVTNDWDFLRKLWEFAHKRSDAATDEERKNMLICLKIEATAEEIAQELIRFREEKMVDDDQVKDVEFLNELALDCGRKAQRLIAEVEEALDHLYLMWSRGGGSSISSNSFVFDLSFCIHLLQYVGSTVSTIEIMAANHWGYEDSSLKIQFHSLHRNVIYIKDYLVSLSSGAPTDVLQHTHLCYHARGLPSFDACVGHVISLALRIANRCSDCWLNCKTGQIQVMERELIEFLVNLQSEIHPSNPKFMGFHLNFLMALCSAKKFALEDLLPRFCHYLFFREDGYFRAQVFWLLQLFLYTISILDDEDTAQSFIPEILAVLVELASIFKLTGRNGRKLDNSPRCSELLTKICLLEAELFLVVQIHSMKSNTNTSSLSSGMLPNSVMHDCRQIPKSLRIYSGKLPQETRLDRQKLVALIESAFEEEKFLFESSRRKEITASAAKNSLLRLRFKIVIFKGESFLTELLLVESKNDERHMAHWEDQIKVHLRKLEYITLILSDERVREKEDILGAIGKSFMRLTCFSYYFLNTQDEMTNLSYSEQLDNVVHLIKAKLTDIIPQFPKLNFPKASNLELFDFLCRRLGEFLRHDPASTALVKHHVEEIQIYFKSLRSFLENVSELDIEKHPELKDLLDRATDSGYKVEYIVDSSEVDAQLQEFFWFGDVVEQLRLLSEKARGIQLTTPHTEAQSSMNVTRVVLDRLSRNSTPAINEIVVDQSNRGSEILNQLMGRSPQLDIVAIVGMPGLGKTTLARKVYDSEHVRYGFHCRAWCTVSHVYEKRRVLIEILKGIHGLMDEIHQMSDEELESKLKKCLLRNKYLVVMDDVWDVEFWNDLKNSFPDDKNGSRILLTSRLHQVASEIKPERDPLSPLLFSQEESWKLLEKKVFKEECCPEELLAVGQEIARLCQGLPLAVVAVAGILKKTEKSQISWKRIADSFSLQNIDNPEAQCKEVLELSYKHLPEYLKPCFLYLGVLNGDRDIRVSKLIRFWLAEGFIPQTQKKSYEDVAENFLMDLIDRSLVTISQRRSNKKVKACRLHDLVLDFCKSKTKETNFFQLVTRSDYPYASFPSSDYGFEFDFYRHSSPVSFACYRLALSLKRNHFVESKPSGLATRSLVFFASTDSEPRCPYDISFICHNFKLLKVLDLECINLGISFPVEIGLLLHLTYLAVGGYMRSIPHSIANLRKLETLIVKGLRGKIILPNTIWRMTCLRHLHVNVHVAFDSDVEESVDSSVLANLVSFSCPSLSCGEDAERIIKRLPNLCKLSCIFYESQYSSTSCNQFPRLKFLSHLESLKIFYYGNPLHNGEFNLPLSLKELTLSRFCLPWSHISAIGTLPNLEVLKLLSGTFVGRTWDMMEDEFQKLKFLSLDTLDIAEWNASYDHLPKLERLVLRNCKGLEKIPEDLSNIASLETIEVHWCGQSVEESAIEIRKTTGDIKVLITSSNLSS, translated from the coding sequence AGCTACAGCAGAGGAGATTGCCCAGGAGCTTATTCGTTTCCGTgaagaaaagatggtggatgATGACCAGGTAAAAGATGTAGAATTCCTAAACGAATTAGCCCTTGATTGTGGAAGAAAAGCACAGCGCTTGATTGCTGAAGTTGAAGAAGCTCTTGACCATTTGTACCTGATGTGGTCAAGAGGCGGAGGCAGCAGCATCAGCAGCAACTCATTTGTATTTGATCTCTCCTTTTGCATACATTTACTACAATATGTAGGATCAACTGTGTCCACAATCGAGATTATGGCAGCTAATCACTGGGGTTATGAAGATTCTAGTCTAAAGATCCAATTCCATTCCCTCCATCGTAATGTAATTTACATCAAAGATTACCTTGTTTCATTATCATCAGGAGCACCAACAGATGTACTACAACATACTCATCTTTGTTATCATGCTCGTGGACTGCCTAGTTTTGATGCTTGCGTAGGCCATGTTATATCCCTCGCCCTACGAATTGCAAATCGATGTAGTGATTGCTGGTTAAACTGCAAGACAGGCCAAATCCAAGTGATGGAAAGAGAGCTGATTGAGTTCCTGGTGAATTTGCAGAGTGAGATTCATCCTAGTAATCCCAAATTCATGGGTTTCCATCTCAATTTCCTTATGGCTCTCTGCTCTGCTAAGAAGTTTGCATTGGAGGATCTTCTGCCGAGGTTTTGCCACTATCTCTTCTTTCGTGAAGATGGATATTTTCGAGCCCAGGTATTCTGGCTATTACAACTTTTTCTCTACACCATTTCTATACTAGATGATGAGGACACAGCACAAAGTTTCATTCCAGAAATTCTTGCAGTGCTAGTAGAGTTGGCATCTATATTCAAGTTAACTGGTCGTAATGGGAGAAAACTAGATAATTCACCTCGCTGTTCTGAGTTACTTACAAAGATTTGTCTTCTCGAGGCAGAGCTTTTCCTTGTGGTGCAAATCCATAGCATGAAAAGCAATACAAATACTTCCTCTCTTTCCTCTGGTATGCTTCCCAATTCAGTGATGCATGACTGTAGACAAATCCCCAAGAGTCTGCGCATATATTCTGGGAAGTTGCCCCAAGAAACGAGATTAGATAGGCAAAAGTTGGTGGCACTGATTGAATCAGCATTCGAGGAGGAAAAATTTCTTTTCGAGTCATCTAGGCGCAAGGAAATCACAGCGTCAGCAGCAAAAAACTCACTTCTGCGACTTCGTTTTAAGATTGTGATTTTCAAGGGAGAGTCATTTCTGACGGAGCTATTGCTTGTGGAGAGCAAGAATGATGAAAGGCATATGGCTCATTGGGAAGATCAAATCAAAGTCCACCTTCGGAAGCTTGAGTACATCACACTAATTCTGTCAGATGAGAGAGTCAGGGAAAAAGAGGACATATTAGGAGCAATTGGAAAATCTTTTATGAGGCTGACATGTTTCTCTTACTATTTCCTTAACACACAAGATGAAATGACTAACCTTTCATATTCTGAGCAGTTAGATAATGTGGTGCATTTGATCAAGGCAAAGCTCACAGATATTATTCCTCAATTTCCGAAGTTAAATTTCCCCAAGGCTTCTAATTTGGAGTTGTTTGATTTTCTTTGTAGAAGGCTTGGGGAATTTCTAAGACATGATCCCGCCTCAACTGCGCTGGTGAAGCACCATGTTGAAGAgattcaaatatatttcaagtcatTGAGGTCTTTTTTGGAGAATGTTTCAGAGTTAGACATTGAGAAGCATCCAGAGTTAAAAGATCTTCTTGATCGAGCCACTGATTCAGGATATAAAGTGGAGTACATTGTTGATTCAAGTGAGGTTGATGCTCAATTGCAGGAATTCTTTTGGTTCGGTGATGTGGTGGAGCAGTTAAGACTTCTTAGCGAGAAGGCCAGGGGAATTCAATTGACAACCCCTCACACGGAAGCCCAAAGTTCCATGAATGTCACCCGGGTTGTACTTGACAGGTTATCAAGAAATAGTACCCCAGCAATCAATGAAATTGTGGTGGATCAAAGCAACAGAGGAAGTGAAATTCTCAATCAGCTAATGGGAAGATCTCCCCAGCTAGATATCGTTGCTATTGTTGGAATGCCTGGTTTAGGCAAGACAACATTGGCGAGGAAAGTGTACGACAGCGAGCATGTCAGATATGGCTTCCATTGCCGTGCATGGTGCACTGTTTCCCATGTATACGAGAAAAGGAGAGTGTTGATTGAGATTCTAAAAGGCATTCACGGGCTTATGGATGAGATTCATCAAATGAGTGATGAAGAGCTCGAGtccaaattgaaaaagtgtctGCTGAGAAACAAGTATCTTGTAGTTATGGATGACGTTTGGGATGTTGAATTTtggaatgatttgaaaaattcattcCCAGATGATAAAAATGGAAGTAGAATTTTGTTGACAAGTCGCCTCCATCAAGTGGCCTCGGAAATTAAACCAGAAAGGGATCCTCTTTCTCCTCTCCTCTTTTCACAGGAGGAAAGTTGGAAGCTGTTAGAAAAGAAGGTGTTCAAAGAGGAATGTTGCCCTGAGGAGTTGTTGGCAGTGGGACAGGAAATTGCTCGCCTCTGTCAAGGATTGCCTCTTGCAGTTGTAGCTGTAGCAGGTATACTAAAAAAGACAGAAAAGAGCCAAATTTCGTGGAAAAGAATAGCGGACAGTTTCAGCTTACAGAACATCGATAACCCAGAAGCTCAGTGCAAGGAAGTCTTAGAACTCAGCTACAAACACCTGCCGGAATATCTAAAGCCATGCTTTCTCTATCTTGGAGTTCTTAATGGAGACAGAGACATTCGAGTCAGCAAGCTGATACGGTTTTGGCTCGCAGAAGGTTTCATACCACAAACTCAGAAAAAGAGCTATGAGGATGTAGCAGAGAATTTCTTGATGGACTTGATTGACAGAAGCTTGGTGACAATCTCCCAAAGAAGGTCCAATAAGAAGGTCAAAGCATGTAGGCTTCATGACCTCGTACTTGATTTCTGTAAGTCAAAAACCAAAGAGACCAACTTCTTTCAGCTAGTCACCAGGTCTGATTATCCATATGCTTCTTTTCCCAGTTCTGATTATGGTTTCGAATTTGACTTTTACCGTCATTCATCTCCTGTATCATTTGCATGCTATCGGTTGGCTCTATCTTTGAAGCGAAACCACTTTGTTGAATCAAAACCTTCTGGCTTGGCCACCCGTTCTTTGGTGTTCTTTGCATCAACAGATTCCGAACCTAGATGCCCTTAtgacatttcattcatttgccaCAACTTCAAATTACTTAAGGTGTTGGATTTGGAATGCATCAATTTGGGTATTTCTTTTCCTGTTGAAATCGGACTGCTTCTCCACTTGACATACTTAGCAGTTGGGGGCTACATGCGATCTATTCCACATTCGATAGCCAACCTCAGGAAATTGGAAACACTTATTGTGAAAGGATTACGTGGTAAGATCATCTTACCAAATACTATCTGGCGCATGACGTGTTTAAGGCATCTTCATGTCAATGTTCATGTTGCCTTCGACTCAGATGTTGAAGAATCTGTTGATAGCTCTGTATTAGCAAATTTGGTCAGCTTTTCCTGCCCATCTCTTTCTTGTGGTGAGGATGCAGAAAGAATAATCAAGAGGCTTCCAAATCTTTGCAAATTGAGTTGCATATTCTATGAATCACAATATTCCTCCACAAGTTGCAATCAGTTTCCaaggttgaagtttctttctcATTTGGAATCCCTCAAGATCTTTTACTATGGGAACCCTCTTCACAATGGCGAGTTCAATCTGCCATTGAGTTTGAAGGAATTGACTCTATCACGCTTCTGCTTACCATGGAGTCATATCTCTGCAATTGGCACTCTACCAAACTTGGAAGTTCTCAAGTTACTTTCTGGTACCTTTGTGGGGCGAACATGGGACATGATGGAAGACGAGTTCCAGAAACTCAAGTTCTTGAGCTTAGACACTCTGGACATCGCCGAATGGAATGCCTCTTATGATCATCTCCCCAAACTTGAGAGACTTGTCCTGCGAAATTGCAAAGGCCTTGAGAAAATCCCAGAAGATCTTTCTAACATAGCTTCATTGGAAACAATTGAAGTGCATTGGTGTGGACAATCTGTGGAAGAGTCGGCAATTGAGATTAGGAAAACAACCGGGGACATCAAAGTCCTTATCACGAGTTCAAATTTGAGTTCATAA